In Paenibacillus phoenicis, one genomic interval encodes:
- the spoVAE gene encoding stage V sporulation protein AE, producing MIFFWAFVVGGLICVIGQLMFDVLKLTPAHTMSSLVVAGAVMDAIGWYDPLVKFAGAGASVPITSFGNSLVHGALTELQRDGWIGVITGIFDVTSAGISAAIIFSFLAALVARPKG from the coding sequence ATGATATTTTTTTGGGCATTTGTCGTTGGCGGATTGATCTGTGTTATCGGCCAACTGATGTTTGACGTGCTAAAGCTCACCCCGGCGCACACAATGAGTTCGCTGGTCGTCGCCGGTGCAGTGATGGATGCGATTGGCTGGTATGACCCGCTGGTGAAGTTCGCCGGAGCGGGAGCTTCCGTACCGATTACAAGCTTCGGCAACTCGCTGGTGCACGGGGCATTAACCGAACTGCAGCGGGACGGCTGGATCGGGGTTATTACCGGGATCTTCGACGTGACTAGTGCGGGGATCTCGGCGGCGATCATTTTCTCCTTCCTTGCGGCACTTGTTGCCCGGCCAAAAGGTTAA
- a CDS encoding AAA family ATPase, which translates to MPVHEQSMQTLNAVKNNLESCILGKSFEIKLLLSALLAGGHVLIEDVPGTGKTQLVKALAKSMSGDYRRIQCNPDILPSDITGVSVFHPHEERFVFRPGPVMTHILLADEINRATTKTQSALLEVMEERSVTADGVTYPLPHPFMLCATQNPIDFEGTYLLPEAQLDRFMMKIGIGYPDADTEKAMLRSHSQGQPADQLESVTTMEEIAAIQREVQRVHISEPLADYLLEIVRRTREHEEVLLGASPRASLAFMAAAKAYAFLEERDYVLPDDIKTLAPFVLEHRILLRPESRLGHRNVSEVLQQILRQVHVPVAIGR; encoded by the coding sequence GTGCCCGTACATGAGCAATCGATGCAAACTTTGAACGCCGTAAAGAACAACCTGGAGTCGTGTATTTTAGGAAAGTCTTTTGAAATCAAGCTGCTGCTTTCGGCGCTGCTGGCCGGCGGCCATGTGTTAATCGAGGACGTACCCGGTACAGGTAAGACGCAGCTCGTGAAGGCGCTGGCCAAGTCGATGAGCGGAGACTACCGGCGGATACAATGTAATCCAGATATTTTGCCCAGCGACATTACGGGGGTATCGGTTTTCCATCCTCATGAAGAACGTTTCGTATTCCGGCCAGGTCCGGTGATGACGCATATTTTGCTGGCGGATGAAATCAACCGGGCAACCACAAAGACGCAATCCGCCTTGCTGGAAGTCATGGAGGAGCGAAGCGTCACTGCCGATGGCGTGACCTACCCGCTTCCTCATCCTTTTATGCTCTGCGCTACGCAGAATCCGATTGACTTTGAAGGCACTTATCTGCTGCCGGAAGCTCAGTTGGACCGCTTTATGATGAAAATTGGGATCGGTTATCCCGACGCCGACACGGAGAAAGCGATGCTGCGCTCCCATAGTCAAGGCCAGCCGGCAGATCAGTTGGAATCGGTTACAACGATGGAGGAGATTGCCGCCATCCAACGTGAGGTTCAGCGCGTGCATATCAGCGAACCGCTTGCCGATTACTTGCTGGAGATCGTTCGCCGGACACGGGAGCATGAAGAAGTGTTGCTGGGCGCGTCGCCGCGCGCTTCGCTCGCCTTTATGGCCGCAGCCAAGGCCTATGCTTTCCTGGAGGAGCGGGATTATGTTCTGCCCGACGATATTAAGACGCTCGCGCCATTCGTGCTGGAGCACCGGATTCTGCTGCGTCCCGAGTCCCGCCTGGGGCACCGGAACGTCAGCGAGGTGCTGCAGCAAATTCTCCGGCAGGTCCACGTACCGGTCGCCATAGGACGGTAA